GGCGGGCTTCGACGTGGTGGGGGAGGCGGAGAAGATCAGGCGGGTGGTGGCCGCCGTGCCTCAGGAGAGCAGGCCAATCGACTTCTTGACGCCCTACGAGTTTGTGCTTAGCTACCTCCTGCTTAGGGGGCTCTCCCTTAGGGAGGCTAGGCGGAGGGCCCGGGAGGCGCTGGAAGAGTTCGGCCTCTGGGAGGTGAGGGATCGGGAGGTGGATACCCTGTCGGGGGGTATGAAGAGGCGTGTCCTGATAGCCGCGGTCTTCGCGGCGGATGCAGACGTGGTGTTTCTCGACGAGCCCACCACGGGGCTTGACGTCTACTCCCGGAGGCTTGTGTGGAACTCCGTGGCGGAGATGAAGAGGAGGGGCTCCACGGTTGTGCTCACCACGCACTACGTGGAGGAGGCCGCCGCTCTGAGCGACGTTGTCCTCGTCCTGAGCGGGGGGCGTGTCGTGGACCTGGCCCCTCCGGAGAGGCTGGTGGAGAAGGTCCCCGGGAGGTACGTGGTGGAGGTCTACGGCGCCGACGGCGGGGTTGCTGAGGCTAAATCCGTCGTGGATATCGGGGGCAGGAGGCTGTACTACGTCGACTCCGCGCCAGCCTCCGCCGAGCTCACAAAGCTGGGGACTAGGGTGGTGGTTAGGCAGAAGTCGCTGGAGGACTACGTATTGCTGACCGTGGGGGAGCTGGGCCATGAAGATAGTTAGAGACGCCTTGGTGATCGCCTGGGTGAACGGCTGGATAGCGGCGGTGAGGGGGTGGATATGGGTAGTGGCCAGCTCCGTTAGCCCCGTCTCCTTCCTCGTCATACTCTCCATA
The sequence above is drawn from the Pyrobaculum ferrireducens genome and encodes:
- a CDS encoding ABC transporter ATP-binding protein, which produces MIACENLGRRYGEFWALRGVTFEVGRGVVLGVLGPNGAGKTTLVRILTTELMPSEGRASVAGFDVVGEAEKIRRVVAAVPQESRPIDFLTPYEFVLSYLLLRGLSLREARRRAREALEEFGLWEVRDREVDTLSGGMKRRVLIAAVFAADADVVFLDEPTTGLDVYSRRLVWNSVAEMKRRGSTVVLTTHYVEEAAALSDVVLVLSGGRVVDLAPPERLVEKVPGRYVVEVYGADGGVAEAKSVVDIGGRRLYYVDSAPASAELTKLGTRVVVRQKSLEDYVLLTVGELGHEDS